One genomic segment of Ricinus communis isolate WT05 ecotype wild-type chromosome 5, ASM1957865v1, whole genome shotgun sequence includes these proteins:
- the LOC8267094 gene encoding ATP-dependent DNA helicase Q-like 3 isoform X3 — MNKSPLPVQIISSNDKQRKQMITGKEGLVKLLRWHFGHSDFRGKQLEAIQSVLSGRDCFCLMPTGGGKSMCYQIPALSRPGIVLVVSPLIALMVMALKEKEIAAEFLSSTQTSQLKTKIHEDLDSGKPSIRLLYVTPELIATPGFMSKLTRIHARGLLNLIAIDEAHCISTWGHDFRASYRKLSSLRNLFPDVPILALTATAVPKVQKDVIESLCLQDPLILKSSFNRSNIYYEVRYKDLLDDAYADLSSVLKSSGDICAIIYCLQRTTCDGLAAHLSKNGISCAAYHAGLNNKLRSSVLDDWISSKIQVVVATVAFGMGIDRKDVKLVCHFNIPKSMEAFYQESGRAGRDQLPCRSLLYYGVDDQKRMEFILSSAGSKKLQSSSSQDGLSKKSLSDFKQMVEYCEGSGCRRKKILESFGEQVPVSLCKKTCDACRHPNLVAKYLEELKTACTARRAGLSQIFISSSTEDRGQFSEFWNRDDEVSNSEEDISDSDDGTEVVKSLARSKLSRKSGVNERMELLQHAEENYYQNRNSDKQVNKADKNAISDTLRQSSKQRLLNALKQAQQQLGNLSIELEASASYLENECYKKYGKSGKSFYYSQVASTVRWISTTNPTDLTNRLSSSTPSPPKNTLLKEEPPETPLSSMEQKSKTPDLELHRSVASSETTTASPTQSASMSSKLPAIPSFSEFVNRKKAKDDNQYTSQNDSPKRLKKSSGR; from the exons ATGAACAAATCGCCATTACCAGTGCAAATTATAAGCAGCAATGATAAGCAAAGGAAACAGATGATAACAGGAAAAGAAGGATTAGTGAAGCTATTGAGATGGCATTTTGGTCATTCTGATTTTAGAGGCAAGCAATTAGAAGCTATTCAATCTGTATTATCAG GGAGAGATTGCTTTTGTTTAATGCCAACTGGAGGAGGCAAATCAATGTGCTATCAAATTCCTGCTCTTTCAAGGCCAGGGATTGTTCTTGTTGTTTCTCCATTAATAG CTTTGATG GTAATGGCATTGAAGGAGAAGGAAATTGCTGCTGAATTTCTCTCCTCAACCCAAACTTCGCAGCTCAAAACTAAA aTTCACGAAGACCTTGATTCTGGGAAACCATCCATAAGGCTACTGTATGTAACACCAGAACTGATTGCTACACCTGGATTTATGTCAAAGCTAACAAGAATTCATGCTAGAGGGTTGTTGAATCTCATTGCCATAGATGAG GCACATTGCATCTCAACATGGGGCCATGATTTCAG GGCTAGCTATCGTAAACTTTCATCTTTGAGGAATCTCTTTCCAGATGTACCAATATTAGCTTTAACTGCTACAGCTGTTCCTAA AGTTCAGAAGGATGTGATAGAGTCCTTATGCCtgcaagaccctttgattctgaaatcttcttttaatcgttcaaatatatattatgaag TTAGATATAAGGATCTTTTGGATGATGCCTATGCTGATTTATCCTCTGTGCTCAAATCTAGTGGGGATATCTGTGCAATTATTTACTGCCTTCAGCGAACAACTTGTGATGGCTTGGCTGCCCATCTTTCCAAGAATGGCATTTCCTGTGCTg CTTATCATGCAGGGTTGAATAATAAATTGCGGAGCTCTGTCTTAGATGACTGGATTTCTTCTAAAATACAAGTTGTTGTTGCTACTGTGGCTTTTGG GATG GGTATAGATAGAAAGGATGTCAAACTGGTTTGCCACTTTAATATTCCAAAGTCAATGGAAGCCTTCTATCAAGAGTCAGGTAGAGCTGGTCGTGATCAATTGCCTTGTAGAAGTCTGTTGTACTATGGAGTTGATGATCAGAAAAGAATG GAATTTATACTAAGTTCTGCTGGGAGCAAGAAGTTGCAGTCCTCTAGTTCACAGGATGGATTGTCAAAAAAATCCCTCTCTGACTTCAAGCAG ATGGTTGAGTATTGTGAGGGTTCTGGATGCCGTAGGAAAAAGATACTTGAGAGTTTTGGGGAACAG GTGCCTGTATCATTATGTAAAAAAACTTGTGACGCTTGCAGACATCCAAATCTAGTTGCCAAGTACTTGGAGGAGCTCAAAACAGCTTGTACTGCTCGTAGAGCTGGCCTTTCTCAGATTTTCATAAGCAG CTCCACAGAAGATAGAGGTCAATTCTCTGAATTCTGGAATCGTGATGATGAAGTGAGCAATTCTGAAGAAGATATATCTGATTCTGATG ATGGTACTGAGGTTGTCAAGAGCCTGGCCAGATCAAAGTTGTCAAGAAAGTCAGGAGTAAATGAAAGGATGGAGCTCTTGCAGCATGctgaagaaaattattatcagAACAGAAACTCTGATAAACAG GTCAATAAAGCTGATAAGAATGCAATATCCGATACTCTCAGACAATcaagcaaacaaagattattaAATGCTCTCAAGCAGGCCCAGCAACAGCTTGGCAATTTAAG CATTGAATTAGAAGCATCAGCCTCCTACCTTGAAAACGAATGCTACAAGAAGTATGGGAAGAGTGGCAAATCATTCTATTATTCTCAAGTGGCAAGTACAGTGAGGTGGATATCAACAACAAATCCCACTGACTTGACAAATCGGCTTAGCAGCAGCACACCTTCCCCTCCTAAGAACACTCTGCTCAAAGAAGAGCCTCCTGAGACACCATTATCTTCAATGGAGCAGAAGTCGAAAACTCCTGATCTAGAACTTCACCGCAGTGTTGCATCATCAGAAACTACGACTGCTTCCCCAACGCAAAGTGCTTCTATGAGTTCAAAGTTGCCAGCAATTCCCTCATTTTCAGAGTTTGTGAACAGGAAAAAGGCAAAAGATGATAATCAATATACATCGCAAAATGATTCACCTAAGAGACTAAAGAAGAGCTCAGGAAGATAA
- the LOC8267094 gene encoding ATP-dependent DNA helicase Q-like 3 isoform X1 translates to MNKSPLPVQIISSNDKQRKQMITGKEGLVKLLRWHFGHSDFRGKQLEAIQSVLSGRDCFCLMPTGGGKSMCYQIPALSRPGIVLVVSPLIALMVIFGLNQENQVMALKEKEIAAEFLSSTQTSQLKTKIHEDLDSGKPSIRLLYVTPELIATPGFMSKLTRIHARGLLNLIAIDEAHCISTWGHDFRASYRKLSSLRNLFPDVPILALTATAVPKVQKDVIESLCLQDPLILKSSFNRSNIYYEVRYKDLLDDAYADLSSVLKSSGDICAIIYCLQRTTCDGLAAHLSKNGISCAAYHAGLNNKLRSSVLDDWISSKIQVVVATVAFGMGIDRKDVKLVCHFNIPKSMEAFYQESGRAGRDQLPCRSLLYYGVDDQKRMEFILSSAGSKKLQSSSSQDGLSKKSLSDFKQMVEYCEGSGCRRKKILESFGEQVPVSLCKKTCDACRHPNLVAKYLEELKTACTARRAGLSQIFISSSTEDRGQFSEFWNRDDEVSNSEEDISDSDDGTEVVKSLARSKLSRKSGVNERMELLQHAEENYYQNRNSDKQVNKADKNAISDTLRQSSKQRLLNALKQAQQQLGNLSIELEASASYLENECYKKYGKSGKSFYYSQVASTVRWISTTNPTDLTNRLSSSTPSPPKNTLLKEEPPETPLSSMEQKSKTPDLELHRSVASSETTTASPTQSASMSSKLPAIPSFSEFVNRKKAKDDNQYTSQNDSPKRLKKSSGR, encoded by the exons ATGAACAAATCGCCATTACCAGTGCAAATTATAAGCAGCAATGATAAGCAAAGGAAACAGATGATAACAGGAAAAGAAGGATTAGTGAAGCTATTGAGATGGCATTTTGGTCATTCTGATTTTAGAGGCAAGCAATTAGAAGCTATTCAATCTGTATTATCAG GGAGAGATTGCTTTTGTTTAATGCCAACTGGAGGAGGCAAATCAATGTGCTATCAAATTCCTGCTCTTTCAAGGCCAGGGATTGTTCTTGTTGTTTCTCCATTAATAG CTTTGATG gTTATCTTTGGTTTGAATCAGGAAAATCAGGTAATGGCATTGAAGGAGAAGGAAATTGCTGCTGAATTTCTCTCCTCAACCCAAACTTCGCAGCTCAAAACTAAA aTTCACGAAGACCTTGATTCTGGGAAACCATCCATAAGGCTACTGTATGTAACACCAGAACTGATTGCTACACCTGGATTTATGTCAAAGCTAACAAGAATTCATGCTAGAGGGTTGTTGAATCTCATTGCCATAGATGAG GCACATTGCATCTCAACATGGGGCCATGATTTCAG GGCTAGCTATCGTAAACTTTCATCTTTGAGGAATCTCTTTCCAGATGTACCAATATTAGCTTTAACTGCTACAGCTGTTCCTAA AGTTCAGAAGGATGTGATAGAGTCCTTATGCCtgcaagaccctttgattctgaaatcttcttttaatcgttcaaatatatattatgaag TTAGATATAAGGATCTTTTGGATGATGCCTATGCTGATTTATCCTCTGTGCTCAAATCTAGTGGGGATATCTGTGCAATTATTTACTGCCTTCAGCGAACAACTTGTGATGGCTTGGCTGCCCATCTTTCCAAGAATGGCATTTCCTGTGCTg CTTATCATGCAGGGTTGAATAATAAATTGCGGAGCTCTGTCTTAGATGACTGGATTTCTTCTAAAATACAAGTTGTTGTTGCTACTGTGGCTTTTGG GATG GGTATAGATAGAAAGGATGTCAAACTGGTTTGCCACTTTAATATTCCAAAGTCAATGGAAGCCTTCTATCAAGAGTCAGGTAGAGCTGGTCGTGATCAATTGCCTTGTAGAAGTCTGTTGTACTATGGAGTTGATGATCAGAAAAGAATG GAATTTATACTAAGTTCTGCTGGGAGCAAGAAGTTGCAGTCCTCTAGTTCACAGGATGGATTGTCAAAAAAATCCCTCTCTGACTTCAAGCAG ATGGTTGAGTATTGTGAGGGTTCTGGATGCCGTAGGAAAAAGATACTTGAGAGTTTTGGGGAACAG GTGCCTGTATCATTATGTAAAAAAACTTGTGACGCTTGCAGACATCCAAATCTAGTTGCCAAGTACTTGGAGGAGCTCAAAACAGCTTGTACTGCTCGTAGAGCTGGCCTTTCTCAGATTTTCATAAGCAG CTCCACAGAAGATAGAGGTCAATTCTCTGAATTCTGGAATCGTGATGATGAAGTGAGCAATTCTGAAGAAGATATATCTGATTCTGATG ATGGTACTGAGGTTGTCAAGAGCCTGGCCAGATCAAAGTTGTCAAGAAAGTCAGGAGTAAATGAAAGGATGGAGCTCTTGCAGCATGctgaagaaaattattatcagAACAGAAACTCTGATAAACAG GTCAATAAAGCTGATAAGAATGCAATATCCGATACTCTCAGACAATcaagcaaacaaagattattaAATGCTCTCAAGCAGGCCCAGCAACAGCTTGGCAATTTAAG CATTGAATTAGAAGCATCAGCCTCCTACCTTGAAAACGAATGCTACAAGAAGTATGGGAAGAGTGGCAAATCATTCTATTATTCTCAAGTGGCAAGTACAGTGAGGTGGATATCAACAACAAATCCCACTGACTTGACAAATCGGCTTAGCAGCAGCACACCTTCCCCTCCTAAGAACACTCTGCTCAAAGAAGAGCCTCCTGAGACACCATTATCTTCAATGGAGCAGAAGTCGAAAACTCCTGATCTAGAACTTCACCGCAGTGTTGCATCATCAGAAACTACGACTGCTTCCCCAACGCAAAGTGCTTCTATGAGTTCAAAGTTGCCAGCAATTCCCTCATTTTCAGAGTTTGTGAACAGGAAAAAGGCAAAAGATGATAATCAATATACATCGCAAAATGATTCACCTAAGAGACTAAAGAAGAGCTCAGGAAGATAA
- the LOC8267094 gene encoding ATP-dependent DNA helicase Q-like 3 isoform X2, with amino-acid sequence MNKSPLPVQIISSNDKQRKQMITGKEGLVKLLRWHFGHSDFRGKQLEAIQSVLSGRDCFCLMPTGGGKSMCYQIPALSRPGIVLVVSPLIALMENQVMALKEKEIAAEFLSSTQTSQLKTKIHEDLDSGKPSIRLLYVTPELIATPGFMSKLTRIHARGLLNLIAIDEAHCISTWGHDFRASYRKLSSLRNLFPDVPILALTATAVPKVQKDVIESLCLQDPLILKSSFNRSNIYYEVRYKDLLDDAYADLSSVLKSSGDICAIIYCLQRTTCDGLAAHLSKNGISCAAYHAGLNNKLRSSVLDDWISSKIQVVVATVAFGMGIDRKDVKLVCHFNIPKSMEAFYQESGRAGRDQLPCRSLLYYGVDDQKRMEFILSSAGSKKLQSSSSQDGLSKKSLSDFKQMVEYCEGSGCRRKKILESFGEQVPVSLCKKTCDACRHPNLVAKYLEELKTACTARRAGLSQIFISSSTEDRGQFSEFWNRDDEVSNSEEDISDSDDGTEVVKSLARSKLSRKSGVNERMELLQHAEENYYQNRNSDKQVNKADKNAISDTLRQSSKQRLLNALKQAQQQLGNLSIELEASASYLENECYKKYGKSGKSFYYSQVASTVRWISTTNPTDLTNRLSSSTPSPPKNTLLKEEPPETPLSSMEQKSKTPDLELHRSVASSETTTASPTQSASMSSKLPAIPSFSEFVNRKKAKDDNQYTSQNDSPKRLKKSSGR; translated from the exons ATGAACAAATCGCCATTACCAGTGCAAATTATAAGCAGCAATGATAAGCAAAGGAAACAGATGATAACAGGAAAAGAAGGATTAGTGAAGCTATTGAGATGGCATTTTGGTCATTCTGATTTTAGAGGCAAGCAATTAGAAGCTATTCAATCTGTATTATCAG GGAGAGATTGCTTTTGTTTAATGCCAACTGGAGGAGGCAAATCAATGTGCTATCAAATTCCTGCTCTTTCAAGGCCAGGGATTGTTCTTGTTGTTTCTCCATTAATAG CTTTGATG GAAAATCAGGTAATGGCATTGAAGGAGAAGGAAATTGCTGCTGAATTTCTCTCCTCAACCCAAACTTCGCAGCTCAAAACTAAA aTTCACGAAGACCTTGATTCTGGGAAACCATCCATAAGGCTACTGTATGTAACACCAGAACTGATTGCTACACCTGGATTTATGTCAAAGCTAACAAGAATTCATGCTAGAGGGTTGTTGAATCTCATTGCCATAGATGAG GCACATTGCATCTCAACATGGGGCCATGATTTCAG GGCTAGCTATCGTAAACTTTCATCTTTGAGGAATCTCTTTCCAGATGTACCAATATTAGCTTTAACTGCTACAGCTGTTCCTAA AGTTCAGAAGGATGTGATAGAGTCCTTATGCCtgcaagaccctttgattctgaaatcttcttttaatcgttcaaatatatattatgaag TTAGATATAAGGATCTTTTGGATGATGCCTATGCTGATTTATCCTCTGTGCTCAAATCTAGTGGGGATATCTGTGCAATTATTTACTGCCTTCAGCGAACAACTTGTGATGGCTTGGCTGCCCATCTTTCCAAGAATGGCATTTCCTGTGCTg CTTATCATGCAGGGTTGAATAATAAATTGCGGAGCTCTGTCTTAGATGACTGGATTTCTTCTAAAATACAAGTTGTTGTTGCTACTGTGGCTTTTGG GATG GGTATAGATAGAAAGGATGTCAAACTGGTTTGCCACTTTAATATTCCAAAGTCAATGGAAGCCTTCTATCAAGAGTCAGGTAGAGCTGGTCGTGATCAATTGCCTTGTAGAAGTCTGTTGTACTATGGAGTTGATGATCAGAAAAGAATG GAATTTATACTAAGTTCTGCTGGGAGCAAGAAGTTGCAGTCCTCTAGTTCACAGGATGGATTGTCAAAAAAATCCCTCTCTGACTTCAAGCAG ATGGTTGAGTATTGTGAGGGTTCTGGATGCCGTAGGAAAAAGATACTTGAGAGTTTTGGGGAACAG GTGCCTGTATCATTATGTAAAAAAACTTGTGACGCTTGCAGACATCCAAATCTAGTTGCCAAGTACTTGGAGGAGCTCAAAACAGCTTGTACTGCTCGTAGAGCTGGCCTTTCTCAGATTTTCATAAGCAG CTCCACAGAAGATAGAGGTCAATTCTCTGAATTCTGGAATCGTGATGATGAAGTGAGCAATTCTGAAGAAGATATATCTGATTCTGATG ATGGTACTGAGGTTGTCAAGAGCCTGGCCAGATCAAAGTTGTCAAGAAAGTCAGGAGTAAATGAAAGGATGGAGCTCTTGCAGCATGctgaagaaaattattatcagAACAGAAACTCTGATAAACAG GTCAATAAAGCTGATAAGAATGCAATATCCGATACTCTCAGACAATcaagcaaacaaagattattaAATGCTCTCAAGCAGGCCCAGCAACAGCTTGGCAATTTAAG CATTGAATTAGAAGCATCAGCCTCCTACCTTGAAAACGAATGCTACAAGAAGTATGGGAAGAGTGGCAAATCATTCTATTATTCTCAAGTGGCAAGTACAGTGAGGTGGATATCAACAACAAATCCCACTGACTTGACAAATCGGCTTAGCAGCAGCACACCTTCCCCTCCTAAGAACACTCTGCTCAAAGAAGAGCCTCCTGAGACACCATTATCTTCAATGGAGCAGAAGTCGAAAACTCCTGATCTAGAACTTCACCGCAGTGTTGCATCATCAGAAACTACGACTGCTTCCCCAACGCAAAGTGCTTCTATGAGTTCAAAGTTGCCAGCAATTCCCTCATTTTCAGAGTTTGTGAACAGGAAAAAGGCAAAAGATGATAATCAATATACATCGCAAAATGATTCACCTAAGAGACTAAAGAAGAGCTCAGGAAGATAA
- the LOC8267094 gene encoding ATP-dependent DNA helicase Q-like 3 isoform X4 has product MALKEKEIAAEFLSSTQTSQLKTKIHEDLDSGKPSIRLLYVTPELIATPGFMSKLTRIHARGLLNLIAIDEAHCISTWGHDFRASYRKLSSLRNLFPDVPILALTATAVPKVQKDVIESLCLQDPLILKSSFNRSNIYYEVRYKDLLDDAYADLSSVLKSSGDICAIIYCLQRTTCDGLAAHLSKNGISCAAYHAGLNNKLRSSVLDDWISSKIQVVVATVAFGMGIDRKDVKLVCHFNIPKSMEAFYQESGRAGRDQLPCRSLLYYGVDDQKRMEFILSSAGSKKLQSSSSQDGLSKKSLSDFKQMVEYCEGSGCRRKKILESFGEQVPVSLCKKTCDACRHPNLVAKYLEELKTACTARRAGLSQIFISSSTEDRGQFSEFWNRDDEVSNSEEDISDSDDGTEVVKSLARSKLSRKSGVNERMELLQHAEENYYQNRNSDKQVNKADKNAISDTLRQSSKQRLLNALKQAQQQLGNLSIELEASASYLENECYKKYGKSGKSFYYSQVASTVRWISTTNPTDLTNRLSSSTPSPPKNTLLKEEPPETPLSSMEQKSKTPDLELHRSVASSETTTASPTQSASMSSKLPAIPSFSEFVNRKKAKDDNQYTSQNDSPKRLKKSSGR; this is encoded by the exons ATGGCATTGAAGGAGAAGGAAATTGCTGCTGAATTTCTCTCCTCAACCCAAACTTCGCAGCTCAAAACTAAA aTTCACGAAGACCTTGATTCTGGGAAACCATCCATAAGGCTACTGTATGTAACACCAGAACTGATTGCTACACCTGGATTTATGTCAAAGCTAACAAGAATTCATGCTAGAGGGTTGTTGAATCTCATTGCCATAGATGAG GCACATTGCATCTCAACATGGGGCCATGATTTCAG GGCTAGCTATCGTAAACTTTCATCTTTGAGGAATCTCTTTCCAGATGTACCAATATTAGCTTTAACTGCTACAGCTGTTCCTAA AGTTCAGAAGGATGTGATAGAGTCCTTATGCCtgcaagaccctttgattctgaaatcttcttttaatcgttcaaatatatattatgaag TTAGATATAAGGATCTTTTGGATGATGCCTATGCTGATTTATCCTCTGTGCTCAAATCTAGTGGGGATATCTGTGCAATTATTTACTGCCTTCAGCGAACAACTTGTGATGGCTTGGCTGCCCATCTTTCCAAGAATGGCATTTCCTGTGCTg CTTATCATGCAGGGTTGAATAATAAATTGCGGAGCTCTGTCTTAGATGACTGGATTTCTTCTAAAATACAAGTTGTTGTTGCTACTGTGGCTTTTGG GATG GGTATAGATAGAAAGGATGTCAAACTGGTTTGCCACTTTAATATTCCAAAGTCAATGGAAGCCTTCTATCAAGAGTCAGGTAGAGCTGGTCGTGATCAATTGCCTTGTAGAAGTCTGTTGTACTATGGAGTTGATGATCAGAAAAGAATG GAATTTATACTAAGTTCTGCTGGGAGCAAGAAGTTGCAGTCCTCTAGTTCACAGGATGGATTGTCAAAAAAATCCCTCTCTGACTTCAAGCAG ATGGTTGAGTATTGTGAGGGTTCTGGATGCCGTAGGAAAAAGATACTTGAGAGTTTTGGGGAACAG GTGCCTGTATCATTATGTAAAAAAACTTGTGACGCTTGCAGACATCCAAATCTAGTTGCCAAGTACTTGGAGGAGCTCAAAACAGCTTGTACTGCTCGTAGAGCTGGCCTTTCTCAGATTTTCATAAGCAG CTCCACAGAAGATAGAGGTCAATTCTCTGAATTCTGGAATCGTGATGATGAAGTGAGCAATTCTGAAGAAGATATATCTGATTCTGATG ATGGTACTGAGGTTGTCAAGAGCCTGGCCAGATCAAAGTTGTCAAGAAAGTCAGGAGTAAATGAAAGGATGGAGCTCTTGCAGCATGctgaagaaaattattatcagAACAGAAACTCTGATAAACAG GTCAATAAAGCTGATAAGAATGCAATATCCGATACTCTCAGACAATcaagcaaacaaagattattaAATGCTCTCAAGCAGGCCCAGCAACAGCTTGGCAATTTAAG CATTGAATTAGAAGCATCAGCCTCCTACCTTGAAAACGAATGCTACAAGAAGTATGGGAAGAGTGGCAAATCATTCTATTATTCTCAAGTGGCAAGTACAGTGAGGTGGATATCAACAACAAATCCCACTGACTTGACAAATCGGCTTAGCAGCAGCACACCTTCCCCTCCTAAGAACACTCTGCTCAAAGAAGAGCCTCCTGAGACACCATTATCTTCAATGGAGCAGAAGTCGAAAACTCCTGATCTAGAACTTCACCGCAGTGTTGCATCATCAGAAACTACGACTGCTTCCCCAACGCAAAGTGCTTCTATGAGTTCAAAGTTGCCAGCAATTCCCTCATTTTCAGAGTTTGTGAACAGGAAAAAGGCAAAAGATGATAATCAATATACATCGCAAAATGATTCACCTAAGAGACTAAAGAAGAGCTCAGGAAGATAA
- the LOC8267092 gene encoding ganglioside-induced differentiation-associated protein 2: MSTHISYAEQHQLIEKLEIFKILGRDKHGHNILRIIGKFFPARIITVDALKSYLEEKIYPRLETKPFSVLYVHTGVQRSENFPGISALRSVYDSIPIKVKENLQALYFLHPGLQARLFLATFGRFLFSGGLYGKLRYISRIDYLWDHVRRNEVEIPEFVHDHDEDLEYRPMMDYGLESDHPRVYGAPAVDSPVSMYSMRCIS, from the exons atgTCGACTCACATTTCATATGCTGAGCAACATCAACTTATTGAAAAGCTCGAGATCTTCAAGATCCTTGGCAGAGACAAGCATGGCCATAACATCCTTCGCATCATTGGCAAATTCTTTCCTG CTCGGATTATTACTGTGGATGCGCTTAAGAGTTACTTGGAGGAAAAGATCTATCCTCGACTAGAAACGAAGCCGTTTTCAGTGTTGTACGTGCATACCGGAGTCCAAAGAAGCGAGAATTTTCCTGGAATATCAGCCTTACGATCTGTTTACGATTCGATTCCGATCAAAGTGAAGGAAAATCTGCAggctctttattttcttcatccTGGTTTACAAGCTAGGCTCTTCCTTGCCACCTTTGGTCGTTTTCTGTTTAGCGGAGG GTTGTACGGGAAGCTGAGGTATATTAGTAGGATTGATTATTTGTGGGACCACGTAAGAAGGAATGAAGTTGAAATTCCTGAATTTGTTCATGATCATGATGAGGACTTGGAGTACCGTCCGATGATGGATTACGGATTGGAGAGTGATCATCCTAGGGTGTACGGTGCACCTgcggtggattcccctgtgtCAATGTACTCCATGAGGTGTAtttcctaa